The following are encoded in a window of Pseudomonadota bacterium genomic DNA:
- the cysC gene encoding adenylyl-sulfate kinase: MATSPNVVKHKASVIRSRRETLNGHKSVNLWFTGLSGSGKSTLAHALEERLHMMGCRTYVFDGDNVRHGLCGDLGFSREDRHENLRRIAEMVNLFIDAGVLSLTAFISPLEEDRKMVRKIIGPENMLEIYCNCPVEVCEERDVKGFYKMAREGKIKNYTGVSAPYEIPENPDIELHTDRQTVNECIKIIITHLKDTGIII, translated from the coding sequence ATGGCAACCTCTCCGAATGTTGTAAAACACAAAGCATCCGTTATTCGTTCCCGGCGGGAAACCCTGAACGGCCATAAAAGCGTGAACCTGTGGTTTACCGGCTTGTCCGGTTCCGGCAAGTCCACCCTGGCTCATGCCCTGGAGGAAAGGCTGCATATGATGGGTTGCCGGACCTATGTGTTCGATGGGGACAATGTCCGCCACGGTCTCTGCGGGGATCTTGGCTTCAGCAGGGAGGACCGCCATGAGAATCTGCGGCGGATAGCGGAGATGGTCAATCTTTTTATCGATGCCGGAGTTCTCAGTCTGACCGCTTTCATTTCCCCCCTTGAAGAAGACCGGAAAATGGTCAGAAAGATCATCGGCCCGGAAAACATGCTTGAAATTTACTGCAACTGCCCCGTTGAAGTTTGCGAGGAAAGAGACGTCAAAGGTTTCTACAAAATGGCTCGCGAAGGAAAAATCAAGAACTATACCGGCGTCTCCGCCCCCTATGAAATTCCGGAGAACCCGGATATTGAACTGCATACCGACAGGCAGACGGTCAACGAGTGCATCAAGATCATCATCACCCATCTTAAAGATACCGGGATTATCATCTGA
- the murI gene encoding glutamate racemase, protein MIGIFDSGVGGMTVARALENRLPGVPYIYFGDLARAPYGPKSPETITEYARENTRFLIEQGARLIVIACNSAASVAADLIKAEFPVPVFEVIGPAVKEAVAASRSGRIGVIGTRATVRSNVYDRKIAAAAPEARVFSTACPLLVPLVEEGWFNRRETKMIVRSYLHSLKLKKVDTLVLGCTHYPLLRQLIQPRIGKNVRIIDSSDAVAAELADFLAANPSLAAKLETGESSRYYASDITEAARATAKSIFGRRIEMIKL, encoded by the coding sequence ATGATTGGCATATTTGATTCAGGCGTAGGGGGGATGACGGTCGCCAGGGCTTTGGAGAATCGATTGCCCGGGGTGCCGTACATTTACTTCGGGGATCTGGCCCGGGCGCCATATGGTCCGAAAAGTCCCGAGACGATAACCGAATACGCCCGGGAGAACACCCGATTCCTGATTGAGCAGGGCGCCAGACTGATTGTGATCGCCTGTAATTCGGCAGCGAGTGTTGCTGCCGATCTGATCAAAGCCGAGTTTCCGGTGCCGGTTTTTGAGGTGATCGGGCCGGCCGTCAAGGAGGCGGTTGCGGCTTCCAGATCCGGAAGAATAGGGGTGATCGGCACCAGGGCAACTGTCCGCAGCAACGTGTACGACCGGAAGATCGCCGCGGCTGCGCCTGAGGCCAGGGTGTTTTCAACCGCCTGTCCCCTGCTGGTGCCCCTGGTTGAAGAGGGGTGGTTCAATCGCCGTGAAACCAAGATGATCGTCCGCAGTTACCTTCATTCTTTAAAGCTGAAGAAGGTTGATACCCTGGTGCTCGGTTGCACCCATTACCCGCTGTTGCGGCAACTCATTCAACCCCGGATCGGGAAAAATGTCCGAATCATAGATTCCTCCGATGCGGTCGCAGCCGAGCTTGCGGATTTCCTCGCGGCCAACCCCTCTCTCGCCGCCAAACTGGAAACCGGGGAAAGCAGCAGATACTACGCGTCCGACATTACAGAGGCCGCCCGCGCGACCGCAAAAAGCATTTTCGGTCGCCGGATAGAAATGATCAAACTCTAG
- a CDS encoding diguanylate cyclase, which produces MTRILVAAREGLIPAECLVLLETRGYQPIFPESLKETVSVILEDPPDLLIVDMAFAGGGYREVIRVASSCLQKANMPILLIINDKVLPAIRWDELPVDDILVEPLNPDEVVSRIMLAESRMARVFDNNPLSKLPGNTSIIRMIQKNLDSGRNYGVCYLDIDNFKPYNDRYGFAQGDDVILMVARLIVNVVEEIAREDSFVGHVGGDDYVFIVPREKVEKVCERLLANFSVVRNMFLSAEDLEAGAFIGTDRLGKETRFELLSISVAVVVTGEGTEFRHFGEVVAAASQIKHFVKKQSGSNYLIDRRNSYHRNSTP; this is translated from the coding sequence ATGACCAGGATTCTGGTGGCAGCCCGGGAAGGTCTGATTCCGGCAGAGTGCCTTGTTCTTTTGGAGACCAGGGGGTACCAGCCGATATTTCCGGAAAGTCTGAAGGAGACGGTCTCGGTTATCCTTGAAGATCCTCCCGATCTGCTGATTGTTGACATGGCTTTTGCCGGCGGTGGATATCGGGAAGTGATCCGGGTTGCTTCTTCCTGCCTGCAGAAAGCGAACATGCCGATCCTGCTGATCATCAATGACAAGGTGCTTCCCGCAATCAGGTGGGACGAGCTTCCGGTTGATGATATTCTGGTGGAGCCGCTGAATCCGGACGAAGTCGTCTCCCGGATTATGCTCGCTGAATCAAGAATGGCCAGGGTTTTCGACAACAACCCCCTGAGCAAGCTGCCCGGAAACACTTCGATCATCAGAATGATCCAGAAGAATCTTGATTCCGGAAGGAATTACGGGGTCTGCTATCTCGATATTGATAATTTCAAGCCCTATAACGACCGTTATGGTTTTGCCCAGGGAGACGATGTAATCCTGATGGTTGCCCGGCTGATTGTCAATGTCGTCGAAGAGATCGCCAGGGAGGACAGCTTTGTGGGCCATGTGGGGGGCGATGACTATGTGTTCATCGTGCCCCGGGAAAAGGTTGAAAAGGTCTGCGAGCGTCTGCTGGCGAATTTTTCTGTGGTCCGCAACATGTTCCTGAGTGCGGAAGATCTTGAAGCCGGTGCCTTCATCGGTACGGACCGGCTGGGGAAGGAAACCAGATTCGAGCTGCTGAGTATCTCGGTAGCAGTAGTGGTCACCGGAGAGGGCACCGAATTCAGACATTTCGGTGAGGTCGTTGCGGCGGCATCCCAGATCAAGCATTTCGTCAAGAAACAATCGGGCAGTAATTACCTGATTGACCGAAGAAACAGTTATCATCGCAATTCGACACCATAA
- a CDS encoding HDOD domain-containing protein encodes MSADNKDHFRKALREIKNLPTLPGIVAKLSKMAEDPDTSTEQMGKVISKDHILAAKLLKLVNSAFYGFPQRISSLDSAIILLGFNVIKSLIISASIFEFMEEQDIELWEHSLGCAVVCSVLAKRLGIKDPEEISTAGLIHDIGKVAIKMELPDEYERIGNMVTAQGISRFEGERELLGLDHAEAGGWLARSWNLPQKLVEPISTHHDPRTAKDEQTASAIVHVGDIIIRGMGYGHAGDIWVPPLQQRAWRLLELTPQDLDLVIDEVEEKLWDVKGFSLEIQGSLEGELG; translated from the coding sequence ATGTCGGCAGACAACAAAGACCATTTCCGGAAAGCCCTGAGAGAGATCAAAAACCTGCCGACTCTGCCGGGCATTGTCGCCAAATTAAGTAAAATGGCCGAGGATCCTGATACCAGCACGGAGCAGATGGGCAAGGTGATCAGCAAGGATCATATCCTTGCGGCCAAACTGTTGAAGCTGGTCAATTCCGCATTCTACGGTTTTCCCCAGCGGATCAGTTCTCTTGACAGCGCCATCATTCTTCTGGGGTTCAATGTCATAAAAAGCCTGATCATCAGTGCCTCGATCTTTGAATTCATGGAAGAACAGGATATCGAATTATGGGAGCATTCCCTGGGGTGTGCGGTGGTCTGCAGCGTGCTTGCGAAAAGGCTCGGGATCAAGGACCCGGAAGAAATCAGCACCGCCGGTCTGATCCATGATATCGGCAAGGTGGCCATTAAAATGGAACTGCCGGATGAATATGAGCGGATCGGCAATATGGTGACGGCGCAGGGGATATCCCGATTTGAAGGAGAGCGGGAGCTTCTCGGCCTTGATCATGCCGAGGCCGGGGGGTGGCTCGCCCGGAGCTGGAATCTGCCGCAGAAACTGGTTGAGCCGATCAGCACCCACCACGACCCGCGAACCGCCAAAGACGAACAGACGGCGAGTGCCATTGTTCATGTCGGCGATATCATCATCAGGGGGATGGGATATGGCCATGCCGGCGATATCTGGGTCCCGCCATTGCAGCAGCGGGCTTGGCGCCTGCTGGAGCTCACCCCGCAGGACCTGGATCTGGTCATTGATGAGGTTGAGGAGAAGCTCTGGGACGTGAAGGGCTTCAGTCTTGAAATCCAGGGGAGCCTGGAGGGTGAGCTCGGGTGA
- a CDS encoding MucR family transcriptional regulator: MSKSLVEMAAAIVQAQSSSKGMSTEEVTNALQSTFKALQDLQASETLSSEVPGGEGGAGAPVVSAEKSIQKNKIVCLECGQEFRMLSPKHLKSHGLTGREYRSKYGFSLRQPLCAKSLSDRRKKAGKARGLPENLKKAIAKRKKSTVPKAARKKK; this comes from the coding sequence ATGAGTAAATCGCTCGTCGAGATGGCTGCGGCTATTGTCCAGGCCCAGAGTTCATCAAAGGGAATGAGTACCGAGGAAGTTACAAATGCACTGCAAAGCACTTTCAAGGCTTTGCAGGACCTTCAGGCAAGTGAGACCTTGTCTTCAGAAGTGCCGGGGGGGGAAGGCGGTGCGGGAGCGCCGGTGGTTTCCGCAGAAAAATCCATTCAGAAAAATAAAATTGTCTGTCTGGAATGTGGACAGGAATTCCGGATGCTGTCTCCGAAACATCTCAAATCCCATGGCCTGACCGGGCGTGAGTACCGTTCGAAATACGGCTTCTCCCTTCGCCAGCCGTTGTGTGCAAAATCGCTTTCAGATCGCAGGAAGAAGGCCGGCAAGGCTCGCGGGCTGCCCGAAAATCTGAAGAAGGCGATCGCCAAGCGGAAGAAATCAACCGTACCGAAAGCGGCGCGCAAGAAAAAATAA
- a CDS encoding zinc ribbon domain-containing protein, with translation MPVYEYECQSCHENIEVWQSIADEPLAVCPACKGDLKKLISMSSFQLKGGGWYADGYSTAGGSCKSSGCGAASSTPCCESSAAPCKSS, from the coding sequence ATGCCTGTTTATGAGTATGAATGCCAATCCTGTCATGAAAACATCGAAGTGTGGCAAAGCATTGCCGACGAGCCTCTGGCCGTATGTCCCGCTTGCAAGGGCGACCTTAAAAAACTGATATCGATGAGCAGTTTCCAGCTCAAGGGCGGCGGATGGTATGCAGATGGCTACAGCACTGCCGGCGGCTCATGCAAGAGCAGCGGTTGTGGTGCAGCTTCATCCACCCCGTGCTGTGAGAGCAGTGCCGCGCCCTGCAAATCCAGCTGA
- a CDS encoding DUF2065 domain-containing protein translates to MKTLVALIGLVLVLEGLPYVAFPEAMQNWLRQLIEARPATLRYLGMLAVAVGLFLCYISQRTGVFH, encoded by the coding sequence ATGAAAACTCTTGTCGCCTTGATCGGTCTGGTTCTTGTTCTGGAAGGTCTGCCGTATGTCGCCTTTCCTGAAGCGATGCAGAACTGGCTACGGCAACTCATCGAAGCCCGGCCGGCCACCCTGCGCTATCTCGGCATGCTGGCGGTTGCCGTGGGATTATTCCTCTGCTACATTTCCCAGCGTACCGGGGTGTTTCACTAA
- the pabB gene encoding aminodeoxychorismate synthase component I yields MQRKIINSRPIPERLLDDLLGLLAECDDFVFLETVRVSEDNQHSFLFLDPVEKLICRAEDDPIAYLDKVQAKMAQGFYVVGWLAYEFGYKLEPVLSILMQPEDGIVAELGVYRFPHVFDHASGRFTGNVPGLQDSAEKSSPKEPVIEGVSFSQEKEDYLQNIARIKSFIETGDTYQVNYTLKLLFEYSGADASLYRALRRNQSVSYGAFIRSGNRRIMSFSPELFFRKKGNICQVRPMKGTMRRAPDPETDLLIGGSLAHDVKNRSENVMIVDLLRNDLGRLCRMGTVDVLSLFDVETYETLHQMTSSVRGELRPEVGLADLFRAIFPCGSVTGAPKIRTMEIIRELEADSRGVYTGGIGFFTPGGDAVFNVPIRTVVLDGMKGEMGIGSGIVYDSDPEREWEECSLKGRFLVEPEPDFQLIETILCDLEKGFWLIGEHLERLFASASYWGIPCDPVRVRDELLQTAVSLSGDAATGKERFRRVRLLLHKDGRVEISSAPCSPPRGYPDPEPAEEPGAGRLPKVVLAKERTSSHNPFLYHKTTRRELYDQCYKMAGEKGYFEALFVNERDEVTEGCITNLFVRRGQELITPPVNCGLLNGVLRRALLTGKVATPDNLPIREAVIGVSELVAADEIYLGNSVRGLVKVQLVAGPL; encoded by the coding sequence ATGCAGAGAAAAATTATAAATTCTCGACCAATTCCCGAGCGTCTTCTTGATGACCTGTTGGGCCTTCTGGCGGAATGTGATGATTTCGTTTTTCTTGAAACCGTCAGGGTGAGCGAGGACAATCAACACTCCTTCCTCTTTCTTGATCCGGTGGAGAAGTTGATCTGCCGGGCCGAAGATGACCCAATTGCCTATCTGGATAAAGTTCAGGCCAAGATGGCGCAGGGGTTTTATGTCGTCGGTTGGCTGGCCTATGAGTTCGGCTATAAACTGGAACCGGTCCTCTCCATTCTGATGCAACCCGAAGACGGGATTGTAGCCGAACTTGGCGTCTATCGTTTCCCCCACGTTTTTGATCACGCCAGCGGCCGGTTTACCGGCAATGTCCCAGGGCTGCAGGATTCCGCAGAGAAAAGCTCTCCGAAGGAGCCGGTAATCGAGGGTGTTTCCTTCAGCCAGGAGAAAGAGGACTATCTGCAGAATATTGCCCGGATTAAATCCTTCATTGAAACGGGCGATACCTATCAGGTCAATTATACCCTGAAGCTTTTGTTCGAATATTCGGGGGCAGACGCTTCCCTTTACCGGGCGTTGAGGCGGAACCAGAGTGTTTCTTACGGAGCGTTCATCCGTAGCGGCAACCGGCGGATCATGTCTTTTTCCCCGGAACTTTTTTTTAGAAAAAAAGGCAATATCTGTCAGGTGAGGCCGATGAAGGGCACCATGCGCCGGGCGCCGGATCCGGAGACCGATCTGCTGATCGGCGGTTCTCTGGCCCATGATGTCAAGAATCGCAGTGAGAATGTGATGATCGTTGATCTTTTGCGTAACGACCTGGGTCGCCTCTGTCGGATGGGGACGGTGGACGTTTTGTCTCTGTTCGATGTCGAGACCTACGAGACTCTCCATCAGATGACATCCTCGGTGAGAGGGGAGCTGCGTCCCGAGGTCGGACTGGCGGATCTGTTCAGGGCAATCTTCCCCTGTGGTTCGGTCACCGGTGCGCCCAAGATCAGGACGATGGAAATCATCAGGGAGCTGGAGGCTGACAGCCGGGGGGTATACACAGGCGGAATCGGGTTTTTTACCCCTGGAGGGGATGCGGTTTTTAATGTCCCGATCCGAACGGTGGTCCTTGACGGGATGAAAGGCGAAATGGGGATCGGTTCAGGAATTGTTTATGATTCAGATCCGGAGCGGGAATGGGAAGAGTGTTCTCTGAAGGGACGCTTTCTTGTTGAGCCGGAGCCGGATTTCCAGCTGATTGAGACCATCCTCTGTGATCTGGAAAAGGGTTTCTGGCTGATCGGGGAGCACCTGGAGAGGTTGTTTGCCTCCGCTTCGTATTGGGGGATTCCCTGTGACCCGGTCAGGGTGAGAGATGAGCTCCTGCAAACGGCGGTCAGTTTGTCCGGGGATGCTGCAACCGGTAAGGAACGTTTCCGGAGGGTCCGGCTGCTGCTTCATAAGGACGGGAGGGTGGAGATCTCATCGGCACCGTGTTCACCGCCCCGGGGGTATCCGGATCCGGAACCGGCGGAAGAGCCCGGTGCGGGCCGACTGCCAAAGGTGGTTCTGGCAAAAGAGAGAACCAGCTCACACAACCCATTCCTCTATCACAAGACCACTCGCCGTGAACTCTATGACCAATGCTATAAAATGGCCGGGGAAAAAGGATATTTCGAAGCCCTGTTTGTGAATGAAAGAGACGAGGTGACCGAAGGGTGTATCACCAATCTCTTTGTCCGGAGGGGGCAGGAACTCATCACTCCGCCGGTGAACTGCGGTCTGTTGAACGGGGTTCTCCGGCGGGCGCTGCTGACCGGCAAAGTGGCAACCCCGGACAACCTGCCGATACGTGAAGCAGTCATCGGGGTCAGCGAACTCGTAGCCGCCGATGAAATCTACCTGGGAAATTCAGTCAGGGGATTGGTGAAAGTGCAATTGGTTGCGGGGCCTCTCTGA
- a CDS encoding OmpA family protein, with the protein MSAKVVGLALTVVLLTVGCVSKSQHQELVGRYDKLTAEKAAAEQSCAANIAGMVQQLADLDLKAEGLQKQNDDLAVRVTALTEQEALLQQKKAEAEEMRALIDRLQLDLEGQQTVITQLENTLRIEVVDKLMFRSGSAKVTGRGSKILAGIVPTLQSAADKDIFIVGHTDDLPPSRELAQKYPSNWELSAARAASIVHILTWQHKIDPARITIQGAAHYHPITVYDMKNKDFRKTNRVVEIILKPRVQ; encoded by the coding sequence GTGAGCGCGAAAGTTGTGGGGTTGGCGTTGACAGTGGTGCTGTTGACGGTCGGCTGTGTCAGTAAATCGCAGCATCAGGAGCTGGTGGGCCGCTATGACAAGCTGACTGCAGAGAAGGCGGCGGCTGAACAGAGTTGCGCAGCCAATATTGCCGGCATGGTCCAGCAGCTTGCAGACCTTGATCTGAAGGCGGAAGGGTTGCAGAAGCAGAATGATGACCTCGCGGTTCGGGTCACGGCCCTGACTGAGCAGGAAGCATTGCTGCAGCAGAAAAAAGCCGAGGCCGAGGAGATGCGGGCTCTTATCGATCGTCTGCAGCTGGATCTCGAAGGTCAGCAGACCGTGATCACCCAGCTGGAAAACACGCTCCGGATTGAAGTGGTGGATAAACTGATGTTTCGATCAGGTTCAGCAAAGGTGACCGGCAGAGGCAGTAAAATACTCGCCGGGATCGTCCCGACTCTGCAGTCTGCAGCCGACAAGGATATCTTTATTGTCGGTCATACCGATGATCTGCCGCCAAGCAGGGAGCTGGCCCAGAAATATCCGTCCAACTGGGAACTTTCCGCGGCCAGGGCGGCCTCGATCGTCCACATCCTGACCTGGCAGCACAAGATCGATCCTGCCAGGATAACGATCCAGGGAGCGGCCCATTATCATCCGATAACGGTTTATGACATGAAAAACAAGGATTTCAGAAAGACCAACCGGGTGGTGGAAATTATCCTGAAGCCCAGGGTGCAATGA
- a CDS encoding CBS domain-containing protein, with product MLTAKDIMTKEVISVTPDLAVGKLANLLWEKRISGVPVIDGNGKLLGVVTESDLIDQTKKLHIPTVLTILDSVIFLESPAKMDKEMKKMTGTRVIDICSGEIISVSEDTPVEEIATIMSDKKIHTLPVVKKGKVVGVVGKGDIIRTLIR from the coding sequence ATGCTGACCGCAAAAGATATCATGACCAAAGAAGTCATCAGTGTTACCCCGGACCTGGCAGTCGGCAAGCTCGCCAACCTGCTCTGGGAAAAAAGGATCAGCGGCGTCCCGGTGATCGACGGGAACGGCAAACTGCTCGGCGTGGTGACTGAAAGCGACCTCATCGACCAGACCAAGAAACTGCATATCCCGACAGTTCTTACGATCCTCGACTCGGTCATCTTCCTTGAGAGCCCGGCGAAAATGGACAAGGAAATGAAAAAGATGACCGGGACCAGAGTCATTGATATCTGCAGCGGTGAAATAATCTCTGTCTCCGAGGACACCCCTGTTGAGGAAATCGCCACCATCATGTCCGATAAGAAGATCCACACCCTGCCGGTGGTCAAGAAAGGGAAAGTGGTCGGGGTGGTCGGCAAGGGGGATATCATCAGGACTCTGATCAGGTAA
- a CDS encoding NAD(P)H-hydrate dehydratase, with protein MKLAFAKEIQKLDRAAIKTYAIPGIVLMENAGVGTVQAIMESFGELAGRTIMILAGPGNNGGDGLVIARHVLQHGGTPIVFLLCDPKKVTGDAAVNLKIVQKLDILVYPITDMERLTTVGNCIPDSDLVIDAIFGTGLKREITGHFAGAVDLINTAECPVISIDMPTGLNSDTGIPLGPCVVADMTVTYGLAKPGQLTGDGPLYTGRLGIVDIGIPPAAVAEADLMIEALEDRTISPLIPARPARAHKGTFGHLLILAGSRGKTGAALLCARGALRSGVGLVTMAAPMDLNNIFESALAEAMTLPLPGSTDGFASDKDLQRICKNTADKQAMVIGPGLGQDKATGRLVTSLYRESELPLVVDADALNLLAIDRSLLANPPAPRILTPHPGEMARLSGKSTLNIQANRLSFAIDFAVSNQVYLVLKGPGTIIAAPDGHAAINSNGNQLLAAGGSGDVLAGVIGSFLAQGLAPWDAACLGIYIHGMAADHLAANDNILTGLLPTELADELPAVLTELASC; from the coding sequence ATGAAACTTGCCTTTGCCAAAGAGATACAGAAGCTGGACCGGGCCGCCATCAAAACATATGCGATCCCGGGGATTGTGCTGATGGAAAATGCCGGGGTTGGAACAGTTCAGGCGATTATGGAGAGTTTCGGCGAATTGGCCGGACGCACGATAATGATTCTGGCCGGCCCGGGCAACAACGGCGGAGATGGTCTGGTGATCGCCCGCCATGTTCTCCAGCACGGAGGCACCCCGATCGTCTTTCTTCTCTGTGACCCGAAAAAGGTTACGGGTGATGCCGCCGTCAATCTGAAAATCGTGCAGAAACTCGACATTCTGGTCTACCCGATAACCGACATGGAGAGGCTCACCACCGTCGGCAACTGTATTCCTGATTCCGACCTGGTCATTGATGCCATCTTCGGCACCGGCCTGAAGCGTGAAATCACCGGCCATTTCGCCGGAGCGGTAGACCTGATCAACACCGCCGAGTGCCCGGTGATCAGCATCGACATGCCCACCGGCCTGAACAGCGATACCGGCATTCCCCTTGGCCCCTGCGTGGTTGCCGATATGACGGTCACCTACGGCCTTGCCAAACCCGGACAGTTGACCGGAGACGGGCCCTTATATACCGGTCGTCTCGGAATAGTTGATATCGGGATACCTCCGGCCGCGGTCGCGGAAGCAGACCTGATGATCGAGGCCCTGGAAGACCGGACCATTTCGCCGTTGATCCCCGCCCGCCCCGCAAGAGCCCATAAAGGAACTTTCGGCCACCTGCTGATCCTTGCCGGTTCGCGTGGCAAAACCGGGGCCGCGCTCTTATGTGCCCGGGGAGCCCTCCGTTCCGGCGTGGGCCTTGTGACCATGGCCGCCCCGATGGACTTGAACAATATTTTTGAATCAGCCCTTGCCGAAGCGATGACCCTTCCGCTCCCGGGTTCTACCGATGGGTTTGCCAGTGACAAAGACCTGCAGAGGATCTGCAAAAACACGGCAGACAAACAGGCCATGGTCATCGGCCCCGGACTGGGACAGGACAAGGCAACCGGCAGGCTCGTGACTTCTCTTTACCGCGAATCGGAGCTGCCACTGGTGGTTGACGCCGACGCCCTGAACCTGTTGGCAATAGACCGCTCTTTACTCGCCAACCCGCCGGCGCCGAGAATCCTCACCCCCCACCCCGGCGAAATGGCCCGTCTCTCCGGGAAGAGCACCCTGAATATCCAGGCTAACCGGCTTTCGTTTGCCATAGATTTTGCCGTATCCAATCAGGTCTATCTGGTGCTGAAAGGCCCGGGAACCATTATCGCCGCGCCGGACGGACACGCGGCCATCAACTCCAACGGCAACCAGTTGCTCGCTGCCGGCGGCTCCGGTGACGTTCTGGCCGGGGTTATCGGCAGTTTTCTGGCCCAGGGACTCGCCCCCTGGGATGCCGCATGCCTGGGGATCTATATCCACGGCATGGCCGCGGATCATCTCGCAGCGAACGACAACATCCTGACCGGCCTCCTGCCGACCGAACTCGCCGATGAACTGCCGGCCGTCCTCACCGAACTGGCAAGCTGTTGA
- the queA gene encoding tRNA preQ1(34) S-adenosylmethionine ribosyltransferase-isomerase QueA — MRGAVTLKVPFHISAGDLLFDLDDYDYYLPPAQIAQKPAAERDESRLLVMERSTGDLHDRSFSDLADLFRAGDLLVVNDTRVFPARLEGKKESGGRVELFILGYPLLLEQTVAGAGMVQAELVGLVKSSKRPRPGTRLLFAGDLSGEVLECLGDGKVRVVLSFSGSLEDSLARQGRIPLPPYIRRESGDEGFDRERYQTVYATKTGAVAAPTAGLHFTDELLGRLADKGVRKTAITLHVGYGTFAPVRVSDIREHRIHKEFLSVSAEAAAAVNETRAAGGRVWAVGTTTVRALESVAVRPGVVRAWEGDCGLYIYPGYQFKVVDNLITNFHLPKSSLLFLVSALTGKEALMAAYTHAVEKGYRFYSYGDAMAIVAGK; from the coding sequence ATGCGCGGAGCCGTTACCCTAAAAGTCCCGTTTCACATCTCTGCAGGTGACCTCTTGTTTGATCTTGACGACTATGACTATTATCTTCCTCCGGCGCAGATTGCCCAGAAACCTGCCGCCGAACGTGACGAGTCCCGCCTGCTGGTGATGGAACGGTCCACCGGAGACCTTCACGATCGCAGTTTTTCAGATCTTGCTGATCTTTTCAGAGCAGGGGATTTGCTGGTGGTCAATGACACCAGGGTGTTCCCGGCAAGGCTGGAAGGGAAAAAGGAGAGCGGCGGCAGAGTTGAGCTTTTTATTCTGGGATACCCGCTGCTGCTTGAGCAAACGGTAGCCGGGGCGGGGATGGTGCAGGCTGAACTTGTCGGGCTTGTCAAAAGTTCCAAACGCCCGAGGCCGGGAACCAGGCTCCTTTTTGCCGGAGATCTGTCCGGGGAGGTCCTTGAGTGTTTGGGTGATGGGAAAGTGCGGGTGGTTCTTTCCTTTTCAGGCTCCCTGGAAGACAGTCTGGCGCGTCAGGGTAGGATTCCTCTCCCTCCCTACATCCGGCGGGAATCCGGAGATGAGGGCTTTGACCGTGAAAGATACCAGACCGTATATGCGACAAAGACCGGCGCGGTGGCGGCGCCCACTGCAGGACTGCATTTTACTGATGAACTCCTTGGCCGGCTGGCGGACAAAGGCGTGCGGAAGACGGCCATCACCCTGCATGTCGGCTATGGCACCTTTGCTCCGGTGAGGGTGAGCGACATCCGTGAGCACCGGATCCATAAGGAGTTTTTGTCGGTTTCCGCCGAGGCCGCTGCGGCAGTGAATGAAACCCGGGCTGCAGGTGGCCGGGTCTGGGCGGTGGGGACAACTACCGTGCGGGCCCTGGAGAGCGTTGCCGTCCGGCCCGGGGTTGTCAGGGCCTGGGAAGGGGATTGCGGTCTGTATATTTATCCCGGATATCAATTCAAGGTAGTCGACAATCTCATCACCAACTTCCACCTGCCGAAGTCATCACTGCTTTTTCTGGTGAGCGCCCTGACCGGCAAAGAGGCGTTGATGGCCGCCTACACCCATGCGGTGGAGAAGGGCTACCGGTTCTACAGTTACGGTGATGCGATGGCCATTGTTGCCGGGAAGTGA